Sequence from the Terriglobia bacterium genome:
CCTCGCTGAATGCATTCAAAGCAGCGAATACGACCGCCGGGGCGAGCGCGGCGAGCAGCATCCCCGGTCGAAAGTGGTTCGAGGCGTTTGAGACAATCCATAGCTGCACCAGGAGAGTCGAGGAAATCGCGATCAACAGAATCGGTGCCACGACATTCCATCGTGTTCCTCGCAGGAAGGGCAGCCGAGTCGATGCGCGTAAATCTCCCGTCGCGAGGAAGACGTCTTTCCGGGTGAAACCACTTCGAAACAGCGTTAATGCGGCGATGATCGCGGGGATGAAACTCAGGAAGACGCCAGCGAACATGCGCTGTGCATGGGAAGCAGTCTGAAACCAGCCAACGTGCGCCTGGATCCTGCCCGCAACGGAGTCCCCGGCCACGAGTGCCGCCAAGACCCAGATGAACCGGTCTAGATATGATGGCGTCGATGCCAAAACCCTGACCGAAAGTGCCATCACGCAGAGCACTACGGCCTTTGCAATAGAGAAGTGCCAGGTCGGGGCCGACGTTCCCAGCAGATGCGCGGC
This genomic interval carries:
- a CDS encoding CPBP family intramembrane glutamic endopeptidase, with product MGSAIADEATPTQTSSVGWVSARQALIAWAAIVVASDFDSIAAHLLGTSAPTWHFSIAKAVVLCVMALSVRVLASTPSYLDRFIWVLAALVAGDSVAGRIQAHVGWFQTASHAQRMFAGVFLSFIPAIIAALTLFRSGFTRKDVFLATGDLRASTRLPFLRGTRWNVVAPILLIAISSTLLVQLWIVSNASNHFRPGMLLAALAPAVVFAALNAFSEEFRFRCLLLAYGSRFMGVAQAITATSVLFGLAHFGGHPSGFSGVAMAAFFAWIVARSMVDTRGLGWAWSLHFIQDVIIFLMVAMTGV